A window of Terriglobales bacterium genomic DNA:
TCCTGCCCTCCACCAATCCCACCTCGACCGCCATCTACAAGATCCTGATCGCGCTGAAGGGCCGTAACGCCATCGTGCTCAGCCCGCACCCTACGGCCTTCAAGTGCACCTGCGAGACCACCAACATCATGCGCGACGCGGCCATCGCCGCGGGCGCGCCGCCCGACGTCATCTGCTGCTTCACCACCCCGACGCTGGCCGGCACCCAGGAGCTGATGAAGCACAAGCGCACCGCCGTGATCCTCTCCACCGGCGGCATGAGCATCGTGCGCGCCGCCTACAGCTCGGGCAAGCCGGCGTATGGCGTCGGCCCGGGCAACGTGCCCGCGTTCATCGACCGCAGCGCCGACCTGCCCAAGGCGGTCGCCGACGTGGTCTTCGGCAAGACCTTCGACAACGGCACCATCTGCTCGTCGGAGCAGGCCATCGTGGCGGAAGAGACGCTGCGCGAAGCGGTCACCGCCGAACTGAAGAAGAACGGCGCGTACTTCCTCAAGCGCGACGAGATCGACCGCCTGGGCAAGCAGATGGTCAACCTCGAGGCCCACACCATCAATCCCAAGTTCGTGGGCAAGTCGGCGCGCAAGGTGGCGGAGCTGGCCGGCATGCAGGTCCCGGAAGGGACGCGGGTGCTGATCGCGGAGCTGAATGGCGTGGGGCGCGAGTACCCGCTGTCGGCGGAGAAACTGTCGCCGGTGTTGGCGCTGTACTTCGCGCGCGACCGGGCCGCGGCCTTCGAGCTGTGCTATTCGCTGCTGCGCTTCGGCGGGTTGGGGCACACCTGCGCCATCCACGCCCGGGACGAGGAGGTCATCCGGCAGTACGGGCTGCGCATGCCGGCCGGGCGGATCGTGGTGAATTCGCCGGCGCCGCAAGGTTCCATCGGGGCCTCCACCAACCTGTTCCCGGCGATGACCCTGGGCTGCGGCGCGCCCGGCGGCAACATCACCTCCGACAACATCTCGCCCATGCACCTGATCAACCTGCGGCGCGTGGCGTATGAGGCGAGGCCGGTGACCCCGGCCGCGGTGATGGAAACACGCGGTGCGGCCGCGGTTGGTCAGTTGCACGAATCACGTGGCGCGGCCGCCCCCGGCCGCGAGACGCCGGGCGGGGACGCCACGCCTACGCAAGCATCAGCCGAGTGCGCCTGCAAGCACGAACCGGCCCTCGCCGCGCCCACCCAAGTGGAGATGGAAGATCTGGGTGCGCCGGAGCGCATCGCCGTAGCCCGCGCCATCGAGCGCTTTCTGGCGCGCAAGGTGGCGGAGAAGCCGGCAGCGGCAGCCCCGGCGCCTGTTGCCGCACCCCCGAGGCCTGAGGCGCC
This region includes:
- a CDS encoding aldehyde dehydrogenase family protein is translated as MTSSSHPAADKDARSMAEARELVDRAYAAYQQFQHFSQEQVDRIIGAMAAAATANAEKLARMAVEETTYGVVADKVQKNLFSSQRVYEAVQKMKTVGIVREDREQGVIEVAAPVGVVAAILPSTNPTSTAIYKILIALKGRNAIVLSPHPTAFKCTCETTNIMRDAAIAAGAPPDVICCFTTPTLAGTQELMKHKRTAVILSTGGMSIVRAAYSSGKPAYGVGPGNVPAFIDRSADLPKAVADVVFGKTFDNGTICSSEQAIVAEETLREAVTAELKKNGAYFLKRDEIDRLGKQMVNLEAHTINPKFVGKSARKVAELAGMQVPEGTRVLIAELNGVGREYPLSAEKLSPVLALYFARDRAAAFELCYSLLRFGGLGHTCAIHARDEEVIRQYGLRMPAGRIVVNSPAPQGSIGASTNLFPAMTLGCGAPGGNITSDNISPMHLINLRRVAYEARPVTPAAVMETRGAAAVGQLHESRGAAAPGRETPGGDATPTQASAECACKHEPALAAPTQVEMEDLGAPERIAVARAIERFLARKVAEKPAAAAPAPVAAPPRPEAPALKPRPVEFVSEAEVRAAVKRKEKILVGRKTIITPAARDLAAQHDVFVKAD